In Prochlorococcus marinus XMU1404, the following proteins share a genomic window:
- the murC gene encoding UDP-N-acetylmuramate--L-alanine ligase, translating into MDKKLLLKSHFHFIGIGGIGMSALAIGLLKKGCSVSGSDLVKNDETKKLEELGAVIFPSQIRQNIEFVISKFSNKLINFVVSSAIKPENEEFSYCREKNLSIKHRSEILAMLMRTYTTLAVAGSHGKTSTSTFLSTILELCTRNSSSITGGIIPIYDSNCHLENTKYLVAEVDESDGSINKYNSDIGIINNIDFDHCDHFSNLSEVISSFKSFARNSKKLLLNFDCETSRNNFYSNFKWSNNTAKNVAYAIIPTEIYKSHTIGKYYENGHFISCLNIPVAGLHNLSNITAAIAASRMIGVDFLEIKKNIKYLKLPKKRFEFRGQIDGRHLYDDYAHHPNEIKETIKLGRLFIKGKNNNDFYKSRLIVIFQPHRYSRVKQFTKEFAEELSKADVIYITSIYGAGEVNEDQINSKIITDLIFKQNKNVSYINNYYEITKNFYDLTQKGDLILNMGAGDCHNFWSILNGENN; encoded by the coding sequence TTGGATAAAAAATTACTGTTGAAAAGTCATTTTCATTTTATTGGAATTGGAGGTATTGGAATGTCAGCATTGGCAATAGGTTTACTTAAAAAAGGTTGTTCAGTTTCAGGATCTGATTTAGTTAAAAACGATGAAACTAAAAAATTAGAGGAATTAGGTGCAGTAATCTTTCCTTCTCAAATTCGACAAAATATTGAATTTGTTATTTCAAAATTTTCCAACAAATTGATTAATTTTGTTGTAAGCTCTGCAATCAAGCCCGAAAATGAAGAATTTTCGTACTGCAGAGAAAAAAATTTATCAATAAAACATCGTTCCGAGATACTTGCAATGCTAATGCGCACTTATACTACATTGGCGGTAGCCGGCAGCCACGGAAAAACGTCAACCAGTACATTTCTATCTACAATACTTGAGTTATGTACACGTAATTCTTCTTCAATAACCGGAGGAATAATTCCTATTTACGACTCTAATTGTCATTTAGAAAATACAAAATACTTAGTAGCTGAAGTTGATGAATCTGATGGGTCAATTAACAAATATAATTCTGATATCGGAATAATCAATAACATTGATTTTGATCATTGTGATCATTTTTCTAATTTAAGTGAAGTCATATCTTCTTTTAAAAGTTTCGCTAGAAACTCTAAAAAATTACTACTTAATTTTGATTGTGAAACCTCAAGAAATAATTTTTATTCTAATTTTAAGTGGTCAAACAATACAGCTAAAAACGTAGCTTATGCAATAATTCCGACTGAAATATATAAAAGTCATACGATTGGAAAATATTATGAAAATGGACATTTCATTAGTTGTTTAAATATTCCCGTTGCAGGCTTACACAACTTATCCAATATCACAGCTGCCATAGCGGCTTCAAGAATGATAGGTGTAGATTTTTTAGAAATTAAGAAAAATATAAAATACCTCAAACTACCAAAAAAAAGATTTGAATTCAGAGGCCAAATAGATGGAAGACATTTATATGATGACTATGCACATCATCCCAACGAAATAAAAGAGACGATTAAATTGGGAAGATTATTTATAAAGGGAAAAAATAATAATGACTTTTATAAAAGTAGATTAATAGTTATATTCCAGCCTCATAGATACTCTCGAGTAAAGCAATTTACTAAAGAATTCGCAGAAGAATTATCAAAAGCAGATGTTATTTATATAACTAGTATTTATGGAGCAGGAGAAGTAAACGAAGATCAAATAAATTCAAAAATTATCACTGATCTGATTTTTAAACAAAACAAGAATGTTAGTTACATAAATAATTACTATGAAATTACAAAGAATTTTTATGACTTAACTCAAAAAGGAGATTTAATTTTGAATATGGGAGCTGGTGACTGTCATAATTTCTGGTCAATTTTAAATGGGGAAAACAATTAA
- the gap gene encoding type I glyceraldehyde-3-phosphate dehydrogenase yields the protein MTLRVAINGFGRIGRNFMRCWLSRGAYTNIEVVGINVTSDPKTNAHLLKYDSVLGQLDGVDIKYTDDTFVINNKTIKCFSDRNPMNLPWKDWGVDLVIESTGVFNTDVGASKHLDVGAKKVILTAPGKGDGVGTYVVGVNADTYKHKDYDILSNASCTTNCLAPVVKVLDQTFGINKGLMTTIHSYTGDQRILDNSHRDLRRARAAATNIVPTSTGAAKAVALVYPEMKGKLTGIAMRVPTPNVSAVDFVFESSRSVTAEEVNNALKEASLSSMKGIIKYGDEPLVSSDYAGTNESSIVDSDLTMCIGDNLVKVLAWYDNEWGYSQRVVDLAEIVAKNWE from the coding sequence ATGACTTTGCGTGTTGCAATTAACGGCTTTGGTAGAATTGGTCGAAACTTTATGCGTTGTTGGCTTAGTAGAGGAGCTTATACCAATATCGAAGTAGTTGGAATTAATGTTACCTCAGATCCTAAGACTAATGCTCATCTATTAAAGTATGACTCAGTCCTTGGTCAACTTGATGGTGTTGATATTAAATACACTGATGATACTTTTGTAATTAATAACAAGACAATTAAATGTTTCTCTGATAGAAACCCAATGAATCTACCTTGGAAAGACTGGGGTGTAGATTTGGTTATTGAATCTACTGGAGTATTTAATACAGACGTAGGTGCAAGTAAGCACTTAGATGTAGGGGCAAAAAAAGTCATCTTAACTGCTCCTGGTAAAGGCGATGGTGTTGGTACTTATGTAGTGGGAGTTAATGCTGATACATATAAACACAAAGATTATGATATTTTGAGTAATGCTAGTTGTACAACGAACTGTTTAGCGCCAGTTGTTAAAGTTTTAGACCAAACTTTTGGGATTAATAAAGGTTTGATGACTACAATTCATAGTTATACAGGGGATCAAAGAATTTTAGATAATAGTCATAGAGATCTAAGAAGGGCTAGAGCCGCTGCTACTAATATTGTTCCTACTTCTACAGGAGCTGCAAAAGCAGTAGCTCTGGTATACCCAGAAATGAAAGGCAAATTAACAGGAATTGCAATGAGAGTTCCAACTCCTAACGTTTCAGCAGTAGATTTTGTTTTTGAATCTTCTCGATCTGTCACAGCTGAAGAAGTCAACAACGCTCTCAAGGAAGCATCTCTAAGCTCAATGAAGGGCATTATTAAGTATGGAGATGAACCACTAGTGTCAAGCGATTATGCAGGTACTAATGAATCATCAATTGTGGATAGTGACCTTACTATGTGTATCGGAGATAACCTTGTAAAGGTGCTTGCATGGTATGACAATGAATGGGGTTATAGTCAGAGAGTTGTAGATCTAGCAGAGATTGTTGCTAAAAATTGGGAGTAA
- the thiL gene encoding thiamine-phosphate kinase — MPKELLEDIGEKELINRLGKFMPKNQISDDCALIKTKNENLLVNTDSLVENVHFNDFTICPGDIGWKAVVSNISDLLSSGSKKTIGITISLVLPARTEWNWVEKLYKGINKALKEYGGVILGGDCSRGDEKIISITAFGVQGELELRRNACKPGDIILTTGIHGLSKLGFLIQNKINFDNEFSLNKRLIIKSIEHFCRPRVYPNFLNNLLKTRSNKNIRRIGCTDSSDGLFQALQDLAIASKCKAIINYEKMPKDKDWPKGDKWDEYYFFGGEDYELIFSLPKKWANNLSKLDKNINEIGFFADGEPSIEFKDNKKNKLFNNTPYKHF; from the coding sequence ATGCCTAAAGAATTATTAGAAGATATAGGGGAAAAAGAGCTCATCAATAGGCTAGGAAAATTTATGCCTAAGAACCAAATTTCAGATGATTGCGCTTTAATCAAAACTAAAAATGAAAATTTACTTGTTAATACTGATTCTTTGGTGGAAAATGTTCATTTCAATGACTTTACTATTTGCCCAGGGGACATTGGGTGGAAAGCAGTTGTAAGCAACATCTCTGACTTATTATCCAGTGGAAGCAAGAAAACTATAGGTATTACAATAAGCCTAGTTCTACCTGCTAGAACTGAGTGGAATTGGGTTGAAAAATTATACAAAGGAATAAATAAAGCATTGAAAGAATATGGCGGGGTGATTCTAGGAGGAGATTGCTCAAGAGGGGATGAAAAAATCATTTCAATTACGGCCTTTGGAGTTCAAGGTGAACTTGAATTACGAAGAAACGCTTGTAAACCTGGAGATATAATATTAACTACAGGAATTCATGGTCTCAGTAAACTAGGATTTTTGATACAAAATAAAATTAATTTCGATAATGAATTTTCTCTTAATAAAAGATTAATCATTAAATCTATTGAACATTTTTGTCGCCCTAGAGTTTACCCAAATTTTCTAAATAATCTCCTCAAAACTCGCTCCAATAAAAATATAAGGAGAATAGGATGTACTGATAGCAGTGATGGTCTATTTCAAGCCTTACAAGATTTAGCAATAGCAAGCAAATGTAAAGCAATTATTAATTATGAAAAAATGCCTAAAGATAAGGATTGGCCTAAAGGAGATAAATGGGACGAATATTATTTCTTTGGAGGTGAAGATTATGAATTAATTTTTTCATTGCCAAAAAAATGGGCAAATAATTTATCTAAACTTGATAAAAATATTAACGAGATTGGTTTTTTTGCTGATGGTGAACCATCAATAGAATTTAAAGATAATAAAAAAAACAAATTATTTAATAACACACCTTACAAACACTTTTAA
- a CDS encoding peptidylprolyl isomerase: MQKFLSNQNKLFLSLLIIIFQVFLSKPIEVLADLPTGNAVKDPSAILRNALPIKQVELQELQHKLEDTSDLVRGGRWPALTKTVTKCQSLLKKYQSRIIKDLPNDKQNIAGETFLELKEDLNSLLDHAKLKDKFSFVATRKEALDKIGGLEEYFLPNQFPYAIPDEFDNLPRLLGRAKVNIKTSKGDMKAIVDGFNAPLTAGAFIDLSTKNFYKDLPINRAEEFFVLQTGDPIGEAIGYLDPETNEERHVPLEIRIPNENDTFYNQTFEDLGMYTETPTLPFATLGTLGWSHSNTAVDDGSSQFFFFLYEAELNPAGRNLIDGRNAAFGYVVDGFDVLEQLSKDDTIISIDVLEGIENLKLNA, encoded by the coding sequence ATGCAAAAATTCTTATCAAATCAGAACAAACTTTTCCTAAGTCTATTAATAATAATTTTTCAGGTTTTTCTATCAAAACCAATTGAAGTTCTAGCTGATTTACCTACTGGAAATGCAGTGAAAGACCCTAGCGCAATCCTCAGAAACGCACTCCCCATCAAGCAAGTTGAGTTACAAGAACTTCAACACAAATTGGAAGACACTAGTGACCTTGTAAGGGGAGGGAGATGGCCTGCTCTTACGAAAACTGTTACAAAATGTCAATCTTTGCTCAAAAAATATCAAAGTCGAATTATTAAAGATTTACCAAATGATAAACAAAATATTGCTGGAGAAACATTTTTAGAGCTCAAAGAAGATTTGAATAGCCTTCTAGATCATGCCAAATTAAAGGATAAATTCTCATTTGTAGCGACCCGAAAAGAAGCCTTAGACAAAATAGGTGGATTAGAAGAATATTTTCTACCAAATCAATTTCCCTATGCAATTCCTGATGAATTTGACAATCTACCAAGATTACTAGGTAGAGCAAAAGTTAATATAAAAACCTCAAAAGGTGATATGAAAGCTATTGTGGATGGATTTAATGCCCCTCTAACAGCAGGAGCATTTATAGATTTATCTACAAAAAATTTTTATAAAGATTTACCCATTAACAGAGCAGAAGAATTTTTTGTTCTACAAACAGGTGATCCAATTGGTGAAGCAATTGGTTATTTAGATCCTGAGACGAATGAAGAACGTCACGTTCCCCTCGAAATAAGGATTCCTAATGAAAATGATACTTTTTATAATCAAACATTTGAAGATTTAGGAATGTATACAGAGACACCAACATTACCTTTTGCAACACTGGGCACACTGGGATGGTCTCACTCAAATACAGCAGTTGATGATGGGTCGTCTCAATTTTTCTTCTTTTTGTATGAAGCAGAATTGAATCCAGCAGGTCGTAATTTAATCGACGGTAGAAATGCTGCCTTTGGCTATGTTGTTGATGGTTTTGATGTATTAGAACAGCTATCCAAAGATGACACAATCATCTCAATTGATGTTCTGGAAGGGATTGAAAACCTAAAATTAAATGCCTAA
- the efp gene encoding elongation factor P translates to MISSNDFRTGTTIELDGQVWRVVEFLHVKPGKGSAFVRTKLKSVQSGNVVEKTFRAGESVQQAILEKSNLQHTYVEQGDYVFMDMTSFEETRLSVEQIGKGAKYLKEGMEVNVIFHNGKVLEVELPISITLKVTETDPGVKGDTASGGTKPAILETGAQVMVPLFISVGEMIKVDTRNDSYLGREN, encoded by the coding sequence ATGATTTCCAGTAACGATTTTCGCACAGGAACCACTATCGAATTAGATGGACAAGTTTGGCGCGTTGTAGAATTTCTACATGTCAAGCCTGGTAAGGGTTCTGCCTTCGTGCGAACAAAATTAAAATCAGTTCAAAGCGGCAACGTAGTTGAAAAAACTTTTCGAGCCGGAGAATCAGTACAGCAGGCTATCCTTGAGAAGTCTAACCTGCAACACACTTATGTGGAGCAAGGAGATTATGTTTTTATGGATATGACAAGTTTTGAAGAGACAAGACTTTCTGTTGAACAAATAGGTAAAGGTGCAAAGTATTTGAAAGAAGGAATGGAAGTTAATGTTATTTTTCATAATGGTAAGGTTTTAGAAGTTGAACTTCCTATATCAATTACCTTAAAAGTTACAGAGACTGATCCTGGAGTAAAAGGTGATACTGCTAGTGGGGGCACAAAACCAGCTATTCTGGAAACAGGTGCTCAAGTTATGGTTCCTTTATTTATTTCTGTGGGAGAAATGATTAAGGTTGATACTCGTAACGATAGTTATCTTGGACGTGAAAATTAA
- the accB gene encoding acetyl-CoA carboxylase biotin carboxyl carrier protein has product MAMKLDHEDLNHLIEKISKSDIQEFSLEGEDFKLEIKRNLFDQNQSNNNLLSNNSFDRQTITNQKPINDTPIVNEPDAPQVAPPGRTDLTEITSPMVGTFYRAAAPGEDPFVEVGNNIKVGQTICILEAMKLMNEIESEFNAEIVEILVENGTPVEFGQVLMRVKQS; this is encoded by the coding sequence ATGGCTATGAAATTAGATCATGAAGACTTAAATCACTTAATAGAGAAAATCTCAAAAAGTGATATTCAAGAATTTTCTCTAGAGGGAGAAGACTTTAAACTTGAAATAAAGAGAAACTTGTTTGACCAAAATCAATCTAACAATAATCTACTTTCAAATAATTCATTTGATAGGCAAACAATTACTAATCAAAAACCTATTAACGATACACCGATAGTTAATGAGCCTGACGCGCCTCAGGTAGCCCCTCCTGGGCGTACAGATCTCACTGAAATTACTTCTCCTATGGTTGGGACGTTTTATAGGGCTGCAGCGCCTGGGGAGGATCCATTCGTCGAAGTAGGAAATAATATTAAGGTTGGTCAAACTATTTGTATTTTGGAAGCTATGAAGTTGATGAATGAAATTGAGTCTGAATTTAATGCTGAAATAGTAGAGATTCTTGTTGAAAATGGAACGCCAGTTGAATTTGGTCAAGTTTTAATGCGTGTTAAGCAGTCTTGA
- the pdxA gene encoding 4-hydroxythreonine-4-phosphate dehydrogenase PdxA has protein sequence MNFQNINNKFKIILSVGDESGIGPEIILKALCSNELPKNIDFILVGSKNNLQNTYKHLRSLGLENLANPKNLKIHDLEISSSTNESKSSYGNSSFYYLTKAIEIVKRYPNSALVTGPICKKSWCLAGHYFSGQTEVLAKACGIKNVGMLFTAKSPITGWRFNTLLATTHIALSEVPKKLNTELIYSKLDLLKDFCNTYVDQPTFKVAGLNPHAGEEGILGNEEKDWLNHALIDWNAKNKNIKLLGPLSPDSCWNSSAKAWRNKNAERHDGILAMYHDQGLIPMKVIALNYSVNTTIGLPFIRTSPDHGTGFDIAGKGIAQSQSMVEAIKAAVEITKNSRLLNTH, from the coding sequence ATGAATTTCCAAAATATAAATAATAAATTTAAAATAATATTAAGTGTTGGAGATGAGTCTGGAATTGGACCTGAAATAATCTTAAAAGCTCTTTGCTCTAATGAGTTGCCTAAAAATATTGACTTTATATTAGTAGGTTCAAAAAATAATCTACAAAATACATATAAACACCTCAGATCTTTAGGTTTAGAAAACCTCGCAAATCCCAAAAATTTAAAGATTCACGATCTCGAAATTTCTTCATCTACGAATGAATCTAAATCAAGTTATGGAAATTCAAGTTTCTATTATTTAACAAAGGCAATTGAAATTGTAAAACGATATCCTAATTCAGCACTTGTAACTGGACCAATTTGTAAAAAATCATGGTGCTTAGCAGGTCATTACTTCTCTGGGCAAACTGAAGTATTAGCAAAAGCGTGCGGAATAAAAAATGTTGGAATGTTGTTCACCGCAAAGTCACCAATTACAGGTTGGAGATTCAATACTTTATTAGCTACAACGCACATTGCTCTTTCTGAGGTTCCCAAGAAATTAAATACAGAATTAATTTATTCTAAACTTGATCTTTTAAAAGATTTTTGTAATACCTACGTTGATCAACCTACTTTTAAAGTTGCCGGATTAAACCCTCATGCTGGCGAAGAAGGGATCTTGGGTAATGAAGAAAAAGACTGGCTCAATCATGCACTAATAGATTGGAATGCTAAGAATAAAAATATTAAATTATTAGGGCCTTTATCTCCAGATAGTTGCTGGAATTCTTCCGCAAAAGCTTGGAGAAACAAAAATGCTGAACGACATGACGGCATTCTTGCTATGTATCATGATCAAGGTTTAATACCAATGAAAGTTATCGCTCTCAATTACTCAGTAAATACCACAATAGGTTTACCTTTTATAAGAACATCTCCAGATCATGGAACGGGATTTGATATTGCCGGCAAAGGTATAGCTCAATCTCAAAGCATGGTTGAGGCTATAAAAGCAGCTGTAGAAATTACTAAAAATTCAAGACTGCTTAACACGCATTAA
- a CDS encoding NAD-dependent epimerase/dehydratase family protein has product MNNIASSLSDKNKFLILGCGFSGTFFAKAIRQLGCTALTSSRSRDKNPNSFVFNSENNIIPDEKIFDGVTHILSCIPPDKNGNDPVLGSLKKKLKSLSLEWVGYLSTTGVYGNTKGDWVSETDQPNPFQYRSHKRLSCEKEWIESGLPVQIFRLPGIYGPGRSTFEAIRNKKIRVISKKNQVFSRIHVADIANAIIYLLDNKNTLKFHQIINIADDEPCSQIEVIQYCYDLLSLKMPQPISFEDAKEELSPIAQSFWMENRRVSNKLLCETLGYKLIYKNYKLGLKNCFLNI; this is encoded by the coding sequence ATGAATAACATCGCAAGTTCTCTGAGTGATAAAAATAAATTTCTAATCTTAGGATGTGGTTTTAGCGGTACTTTTTTTGCCAAGGCCATAAGGCAATTAGGTTGTACTGCTTTAACAAGTTCAAGATCTAGAGACAAAAATCCAAATAGTTTTGTCTTTAATAGTGAAAATAACATTATCCCAGATGAAAAGATTTTTGATGGAGTCACACATATTCTTAGCTGCATACCTCCCGACAAAAATGGCAACGATCCAGTACTGGGAAGTCTCAAAAAAAAGCTAAAAAGTTTATCCCTTGAATGGGTTGGATATTTGTCTACAACAGGAGTATATGGGAACACCAAAGGTGATTGGGTTTCCGAGACTGATCAACCAAACCCTTTTCAATATAGAAGTCACAAAAGGTTAAGTTGCGAGAAAGAATGGATTGAATCTGGATTACCAGTACAAATTTTTCGCTTACCAGGTATTTATGGACCTGGAAGATCCACTTTTGAAGCAATAAGAAATAAAAAAATTCGGGTTATCTCCAAAAAAAATCAAGTATTTTCAAGAATTCATGTTGCTGATATTGCAAATGCAATTATCTATCTGTTAGATAACAAAAATACCTTAAAGTTTCATCAAATTATTAATATTGCAGATGATGAACCTTGTTCTCAAATAGAGGTTATTCAATATTGCTACGATTTACTTAGTTTAAAAATGCCACAACCAATATCATTTGAGGATGCAAAAGAGGAATTATCACCAATCGCTCAATCTTTTTGGATGGAAAATAGAAGAGTTTCTAATAAACTTTTATGCGAAACCCTTGGGTATAAACTAATTTATAAAAACTATAAATTAGGCTTAAAAAATTGCTTTTTGAACATTTAA